One genomic window of Vicugna pacos chromosome 18, VicPac4, whole genome shotgun sequence includes the following:
- the ANTKMT gene encoding adenine nucleotide translocase lysine N-methyltransferase, which yields MEQDDPAEELTELRERPLGALALLQVAAGSGLAAYAVWALLLQPGFRRVPLRLQVPYVGASARQVEHVLSLLRGRPGKMVDLGSGDGRIVLAAHKCGLRPAVGYELNPWLVGLAWLHAWRAGCAGSVCYRRENLWKVSLRDCHNVSVFLAPSVLPLLEDKLQAELPAGARVVSGRFPLPTWQPVAVVGEGLDRVWAYDVHRGGLAGQVAPAPTSASVPGSPNSQSG from the exons ATGGAGCAGGATGACCCGGCTGAAGAGCTGACGGAGCTACGCGAGCGGCCGCTGGGCGCGTTGGCGCTGCTGCAGGTGGCGGCGGGCTCAGGCCTGGCCGCCTACGCCGTGTGGGCGCTGCTGCTGCAGCCGGGCTTCCGCCGCGTGCCGCTACGGCTGCAG GTGCCCTATGTCGGTGCGAGTGCCCGGCAGGTGGAGCACGTGTTGTCGCTGCTGCGAGGCCGTCCTGGAAAGATGGTAGACCTGGGTTCTGGTGATGGCAGAATT GTGCTGGCTGCCCACAAGTGTGGTCTCCGCCCAGCTGTGGGCTACGAGCTGAACCCGTGGCTGGTGGGGCTGGCATGGCTGCATGCCTGGAGGGCAGGCTGTGCAGGCAGTGTCTGCTACCGCCGTGAAAATCTCTGGAAG GTGAGCCTGAGAGACTGCCACAACGTGTCTGTGTTCCTGGCTCCTAGCGTG CTCCCACTGCTGGAGGACAAGCTGCAGGCGGAGCTGCCTGCAGGAGCCCGTGTGGTGTCAGGgcgcttccccctccccacctggcaGCCGGTGGCTGTGGTGGGTGAAGGCCTGGACCGTGTCTGGGCCTATGATGTCCATAGGGGTGGGCTAGCTGGGCAAGTTGCACCAGCACCCACTTCTGCTTCAGTACCTGGGTCCCCCAACTCTCAGTCTGGCTGA
- the CCDC78 gene encoding coiled-coil domain-containing protein 78 isoform X2, whose protein sequence is MEHAAASASIPRPGAPSRAIENVLPRAKDWLPGVPGGAPAWATSLETELPSDLELSEEQRLQVCKEMVDLQIRTHRLQEQHEAEIFELKSEVLWLESRVLELELHGEQAAPAEANAGHCQALTQELGCKAWVQGQSDHHRHQAQPKDIPTPKKQQQKLGNSLQGEVKQVLEQQRAQQQALEMHVAALGQQLQGAREEARTAGQRLAAQAMVLSACQGQLSQAEVENARLQLQLKKLNEEYTIRLQHCAQVVTEHADGGGQTPDATVLRRFLETTLEDIRAAYHSREQQLAQAARAYRKRLADLSRRHEELLAAHSVQQALADPDGAPKATFGAATLDLEPLPLPEVTKLGHPQEDQPLQPGRLTALLLFPQKVPGETSQRGTLEPQGLEAASWAQINQKLQDFSRGTQAELERERAQLLVRATMAEEQLSELQEYVDQHLGRYKQEILRLRKLVGSGDPWKVGTTPPVKPQRPRTRSR, encoded by the exons ATGGAGCATGCAGCAGCCTCAGCCTCAATTCCCAGGCCAGGGGCCCCGTCTCGGGCCATTGAAAAT GTTCTGCCACGGGCCAAGGACTGGCTGCCAGGAGTCCCTGGGGGTGCCCCAGCCTGGGCCACCAGCCTTGAGACAGAGCTTCCCTCAGATTTAGAGCTGAGTGAGGAACAGCGACTGCAG GTCTGCAAGGAGATGGTCGACCTGCAGATCAGAACCCATCGCCTACAGGAGCAGCACGAGGCTGAAATTTTTGAGCTGAAGAGTGAG GTCCTGTGGCTGGAGAGCCGGGTACTGGAGCTGGAGCTGCACGGAGAGCAGGCAGCCCCAGCAGAGGCTAATGCAGGGCACTGCCAGGCACTGACACAGGAGCTCGGGTGCAAGGCCTGGGTGCAGGGACAGTCTGATCACCACAGACACCAG GCACAGCCCAAGGACATCCCGACCCctaagaagcagcagcagaagctGGGGAACAGC CTGCAGGGAGAAGTAAAGCAGGTGCTGGAGCAGCAAAGGGCTCAGCAGCAGGCACTGGAGATGCATGT GGCAGCCCTGGGCCAGCAGCTGCAGGGAGCCCGGGAGGAGGCCAGGACAGCTGGGCAGCGACTGGCTGCACAAGCCATG GTGTTGTCAGCCTGCCAAGGCCAGCTCAGCCAGGCTGAGGTGGAGAATGCCCGGCTACAGCTGCAGCTCAAGAAGCTGAATGAAGAGTACACCATTCGGCTGCAGCACTGCGCCCAAGTCGTAACT gaGCATGCAGATGGTGGAGGCCAGACGCCTGACGCCACAGTCCTTCGGAGATTCCTGGAGACCACTCTGGAAGACATTCGGGCGGCATACCACAGTCGTGAGCAACAGCTGGCCCAGGCTGCTCGTGCCTACCGCAAGCGCCTGGCAGATCTGAGCCGTAGGCATGAGGAGCTGCTGGCCGCCCACAG TGTGCAGCAGGCACTGGCAGACCCCGATGGGGCCCCCAAGGCTACCTTTGGTGCAGCCACCTTGGACCTGGAGCCGCTGCCCCTGCCTGAGGTCACCAAGCTCGGTCACCCACAGGAGGACCAG CCTTTACAACCCGGCAGACTTACAGCACTGCTCTTGTTTCCGCAGAAGGTACCAGGTGAAACCTCCCAGCGGGGCACATTAGAGCCACA GGGCCTGGAAGCTGCATCCTGGGCCCAGATAAACCAGAAGCTACAGGACTTCTCCCGTGGCACTCAG GCAGAACTGGAACGGGAGCGGGCACAGCTGCTGGTCCGGGCCACAATGGCTGAGGAGCAACTTTCTGAGCTACAGGAGTACGTGGACCAGCACCTGGGCAG GTACAAGCAGGAGATCCTGAGGCTGAGGAAGCTGGTGGGGTCAGGGGATCCCTGGAAAGTGGGGACCACACCTCCAGTCAAGCCCCAGCGCCCAAGGACCCGTAGCCGCTAA
- the CCDC78 gene encoding coiled-coil domain-containing protein 78 isoform X1, producing MEHAAASASIPRPGAPSRAIENVLPRAKDWLPGVPGGAPAWATSLETELPSDLELSEEQRLQVCKEMVDLQIRTHRLQEQHEAEIFELKSEVLWLESRVLELELHGEQAAPAEANAGHCQALTQELGCKAWVQGQSDHHRHQAQPKDIPTPKKQQQKLGNSLQGEVKQVLEQQRAQQQALEMHVAALGQQLQGAREEARTAGQRLAAQAMVLSACQGQLSQAEVENARLQLQLKKLNEEYTIRLQHCAQVVTEHADGGGQTPDATVLRRFLETTLEDIRAAYHSREQQLAQAARAYRKRLADLSRRHEELLAAHRGLEAASWAQINQKLQDFSRGTQAELERERAQLLVRATMAEEQLSELQEYVDQHLGRYKQEILRLRKLVGSGDPWKVGTTPPVKPQRPRTRSR from the exons ATGGAGCATGCAGCAGCCTCAGCCTCAATTCCCAGGCCAGGGGCCCCGTCTCGGGCCATTGAAAAT GTTCTGCCACGGGCCAAGGACTGGCTGCCAGGAGTCCCTGGGGGTGCCCCAGCCTGGGCCACCAGCCTTGAGACAGAGCTTCCCTCAGATTTAGAGCTGAGTGAGGAACAGCGACTGCAG GTCTGCAAGGAGATGGTCGACCTGCAGATCAGAACCCATCGCCTACAGGAGCAGCACGAGGCTGAAATTTTTGAGCTGAAGAGTGAG GTCCTGTGGCTGGAGAGCCGGGTACTGGAGCTGGAGCTGCACGGAGAGCAGGCAGCCCCAGCAGAGGCTAATGCAGGGCACTGCCAGGCACTGACACAGGAGCTCGGGTGCAAGGCCTGGGTGCAGGGACAGTCTGATCACCACAGACACCAG GCACAGCCCAAGGACATCCCGACCCctaagaagcagcagcagaagctGGGGAACAGC CTGCAGGGAGAAGTAAAGCAGGTGCTGGAGCAGCAAAGGGCTCAGCAGCAGGCACTGGAGATGCATGT GGCAGCCCTGGGCCAGCAGCTGCAGGGAGCCCGGGAGGAGGCCAGGACAGCTGGGCAGCGACTGGCTGCACAAGCCATG GTGTTGTCAGCCTGCCAAGGCCAGCTCAGCCAGGCTGAGGTGGAGAATGCCCGGCTACAGCTGCAGCTCAAGAAGCTGAATGAAGAGTACACCATTCGGCTGCAGCACTGCGCCCAAGTCGTAACT gaGCATGCAGATGGTGGAGGCCAGACGCCTGACGCCACAGTCCTTCGGAGATTCCTGGAGACCACTCTGGAAGACATTCGGGCGGCATACCACAGTCGTGAGCAACAGCTGGCCCAGGCTGCTCGTGCCTACCGCAAGCGCCTGGCAGATCTGAGCCGTAGGCATGAGGAGCTGCTGGCCGCCCACAG GGGCCTGGAAGCTGCATCCTGGGCCCAGATAAACCAGAAGCTACAGGACTTCTCCCGTGGCACTCAG GCAGAACTGGAACGGGAGCGGGCACAGCTGCTGGTCCGGGCCACAATGGCTGAGGAGCAACTTTCTGAGCTACAGGAGTACGTGGACCAGCACCTGGGCAG GTACAAGCAGGAGATCCTGAGGCTGAGGAAGCTGGTGGGGTCAGGGGATCCCTGGAAAGTGGGGACCACACCTCCAGTCAAGCCCCAGCGCCCAAGGACCCGTAGCCGCTAA
- the HAGHL gene encoding hydroxyacylglutathione hydrolase-like protein isoform X1 encodes MKVKVIPVLEDNYMYLVIEEHTREAVAVDVSVPKRLLEIVGREGVSLTTVLTTHHHWDHARGNAELVRLQPGLVVLGADERICALTRRLVHGEELQFGAIHVRCLLTPGHTSGHMSYFLWEDECLDPPAVFSGSHCPAPTCPTLSPSTFSDLANSPGDALSVAGCGSRLESTAQQMYQSLVETLGTLPPETKVFCGHEHTLGNLEFAQKVEPCNDHVRAKLSWAKKRDEDDVPTVPSTLGEELLYNPFLRVAEEPVRKFTGKVAPAEVLEVLCRERASFERAAEPLQPQARALLALQWGLLSTPQQK; translated from the exons ATGAAGGTCAAAGTCATCCCTGTGCTTGAGGACAACTACATGTATCTGGTCATCGAGGAGCACACGCGGGAGGCTGTGGCCGTGGACGTGTCCGTGCCCAAAAGG CTGCTGGAGATCGTAGGCCGGGAGGGGGTATCACTGACCACCGTGCTGACCACCCACCACCACTG GGACCACGCTCGTGGCAACGCGGAGCTGGTGAGACTGCAGCCTGGGCTGGTGGTGCTGGGCGCGGACGAGCGCATCTGTGCACTGACCCGCAGGCTGGTGCATGGCGAGGAGCTGCAG TTTGGAGCCATCCATGTGCGCTGCCTCCTAACCCCAGGCCACACCTCCGGCCACATGAGCTACTTCCTTTGGGAAGACGAGTGTCTGGACCCACCTGCTGTTTTCTCAGGTTCGCACTGCCCTGCGCCCACCTGCCCCACCTTGTCCCCTTCCACCTTCTCTGACCTGGCCAACTCTCCAGGGGATGCACTGTCCGTGGCCGGCTGTGGCTCACGCCTGGAAAGCACAGCTCAGCAGATGTACCAGAGCTTGGTGGAGACCCTGGGCACCCTGCCCCCTGAGACA AAGGTGTTCTGTGGTCATGAGCACACGCTGGGCAATCTCGAGTTTGCACAAAAAGTGGAGCCCTGCAACGATCACGTGAGGGCCAAGCTGTCCTGGGCCAAG AAGAGGGATGAGGATGACGTGCCCACGGTGCCGTCGACCCTGGGCGAGGAACTTCTATATAACCCCTTCCTGAGGGTGGC AGAGGAGCCTGTGCGCAAGTTCACAGGGAAGGTGGCCCCAGCCGAGGTCCTGGAAGTGCTCTGCAGGGAGCGCGCGAGCTTTGAGAGGGCAGCTGAGCCGCTGCAGCCACAGGCCCGGGCACTCCTCGCACTGCAGTGGGGGCTTCTGAGCACGCCCCAACAGAAGTGA
- the HAGHL gene encoding hydroxyacylglutathione hydrolase-like protein isoform X5, with the protein MKVKVIPVLEDNYMYLVIEEHTREAVAVDVSVPKRLLEIVGREGVSLTTVLTTHHHWDHARGNAELVRLQPGLVVLGADERICALTRRLVHGEELQFGAIHVRCLLTPGHTSGHMSYFLWEDECLDPPAVFSGDALSVAGCGSRLESTAQQMYQSLVETLGTLPPETVFCGHEHTLGNLEFAQKVEPCNDHVRAKLSWAKRGACAQVHREGGPSRGPGSALQGAREL; encoded by the exons ATGAAGGTCAAAGTCATCCCTGTGCTTGAGGACAACTACATGTATCTGGTCATCGAGGAGCACACGCGGGAGGCTGTGGCCGTGGACGTGTCCGTGCCCAAAAGG CTGCTGGAGATCGTAGGCCGGGAGGGGGTATCACTGACCACCGTGCTGACCACCCACCACCACTG GGACCACGCTCGTGGCAACGCGGAGCTGGTGAGACTGCAGCCTGGGCTGGTGGTGCTGGGCGCGGACGAGCGCATCTGTGCACTGACCCGCAGGCTGGTGCATGGCGAGGAGCTGCAG TTTGGAGCCATCCATGTGCGCTGCCTCCTAACCCCAGGCCACACCTCCGGCCACATGAGCTACTTCCTTTGGGAAGACGAGTGTCTGGACCCACCTGCTGTTTTCTCAG GGGATGCACTGTCCGTGGCCGGCTGTGGCTCACGCCTGGAAAGCACAGCTCAGCAGATGTACCAGAGCTTGGTGGAGACCCTGGGCACCCTGCCCCCTGAGACA GTGTTCTGTGGTCATGAGCACACGCTGGGCAATCTCGAGTTTGCACAAAAAGTGGAGCCCTGCAACGATCACGTGAGGGCCAAGCTGTCCTGGGCCAAG AGAGGAGCCTGTGCGCAAGTTCACAGGGAAGGTGGCCCCAGCCGAGGTCCTGGAAGTGCTCTGCAGGGAGCGCGCGAGCTTTGA
- the HAGHL gene encoding hydroxyacylglutathione hydrolase-like protein isoform X3, which translates to MKVKVIPVLEDNYMYLVIEEHTREAVAVDVSVPKRLLEIVGREGVSLTTVLTTHHHWDHARGNAELVRLQPGLVVLGADERICALTRRLVHGEELQFGAIHVRCLLTPGHTSGHMSYFLWEDECLDPPAVFSGDALSVAGCGSRLESTAQQMYQSLVETLGTLPPETVFCGHEHTLGNLEFAQKVEPCNDHVRAKLSWAKKRDEDDVPTVPSTLGEELLYNPFLRVAEEPVRKFTGKVAPAEVLEVLCRERASFERAAEPLQPQARALLALQWGLLSTPQQK; encoded by the exons ATGAAGGTCAAAGTCATCCCTGTGCTTGAGGACAACTACATGTATCTGGTCATCGAGGAGCACACGCGGGAGGCTGTGGCCGTGGACGTGTCCGTGCCCAAAAGG CTGCTGGAGATCGTAGGCCGGGAGGGGGTATCACTGACCACCGTGCTGACCACCCACCACCACTG GGACCACGCTCGTGGCAACGCGGAGCTGGTGAGACTGCAGCCTGGGCTGGTGGTGCTGGGCGCGGACGAGCGCATCTGTGCACTGACCCGCAGGCTGGTGCATGGCGAGGAGCTGCAG TTTGGAGCCATCCATGTGCGCTGCCTCCTAACCCCAGGCCACACCTCCGGCCACATGAGCTACTTCCTTTGGGAAGACGAGTGTCTGGACCCACCTGCTGTTTTCTCAG GGGATGCACTGTCCGTGGCCGGCTGTGGCTCACGCCTGGAAAGCACAGCTCAGCAGATGTACCAGAGCTTGGTGGAGACCCTGGGCACCCTGCCCCCTGAGACA GTGTTCTGTGGTCATGAGCACACGCTGGGCAATCTCGAGTTTGCACAAAAAGTGGAGCCCTGCAACGATCACGTGAGGGCCAAGCTGTCCTGGGCCAAG AAGAGGGATGAGGATGACGTGCCCACGGTGCCGTCGACCCTGGGCGAGGAACTTCTATATAACCCCTTCCTGAGGGTGGC AGAGGAGCCTGTGCGCAAGTTCACAGGGAAGGTGGCCCCAGCCGAGGTCCTGGAAGTGCTCTGCAGGGAGCGCGCGAGCTTTGAGAGGGCAGCTGAGCCGCTGCAGCCACAGGCCCGGGCACTCCTCGCACTGCAGTGGGGGCTTCTGAGCACGCCCCAACAGAAGTGA
- the HAGHL gene encoding hydroxyacylglutathione hydrolase-like protein isoform X4, whose product MKVKVIPVLEDNYMYLVIEEHTREAVAVDVSVPKRLLEIVGREGVSLTTVLTTHHHWDHARGNAELVRLQPGLVVLGADERICALTRRLVHGEELQFGAIHVRCLLTPGHTSGHMSYFLWEDECLDPPAVFSGDALSVAGCGSRLESTAQQMYQSLVETLGTLPPETKVFCGHEHTLGNLEFAQKVEPCNDHVRAKLSWAKRGACAQVHREGGPSRGPGSALQGAREL is encoded by the exons ATGAAGGTCAAAGTCATCCCTGTGCTTGAGGACAACTACATGTATCTGGTCATCGAGGAGCACACGCGGGAGGCTGTGGCCGTGGACGTGTCCGTGCCCAAAAGG CTGCTGGAGATCGTAGGCCGGGAGGGGGTATCACTGACCACCGTGCTGACCACCCACCACCACTG GGACCACGCTCGTGGCAACGCGGAGCTGGTGAGACTGCAGCCTGGGCTGGTGGTGCTGGGCGCGGACGAGCGCATCTGTGCACTGACCCGCAGGCTGGTGCATGGCGAGGAGCTGCAG TTTGGAGCCATCCATGTGCGCTGCCTCCTAACCCCAGGCCACACCTCCGGCCACATGAGCTACTTCCTTTGGGAAGACGAGTGTCTGGACCCACCTGCTGTTTTCTCAG GGGATGCACTGTCCGTGGCCGGCTGTGGCTCACGCCTGGAAAGCACAGCTCAGCAGATGTACCAGAGCTTGGTGGAGACCCTGGGCACCCTGCCCCCTGAGACA AAGGTGTTCTGTGGTCATGAGCACACGCTGGGCAATCTCGAGTTTGCACAAAAAGTGGAGCCCTGCAACGATCACGTGAGGGCCAAGCTGTCCTGGGCCAAG AGAGGAGCCTGTGCGCAAGTTCACAGGGAAGGTGGCCCCAGCCGAGGTCCTGGAAGTGCTCTGCAGGGAGCGCGCGAGCTTTGA
- the HAGHL gene encoding hydroxyacylglutathione hydrolase-like protein isoform X2, translating to MKVKVIPVLEDNYMYLVIEEHTREAVAVDVSVPKRLLEIVGREGVSLTTVLTTHHHWDHARGNAELVRLQPGLVVLGADERICALTRRLVHGEELQFGAIHVRCLLTPGHTSGHMSYFLWEDECLDPPAVFSGDALSVAGCGSRLESTAQQMYQSLVETLGTLPPETKVFCGHEHTLGNLEFAQKVEPCNDHVRAKLSWAKKRDEDDVPTVPSTLGEELLYNPFLRVAEEPVRKFTGKVAPAEVLEVLCRERASFERAAEPLQPQARALLALQWGLLSTPQQK from the exons ATGAAGGTCAAAGTCATCCCTGTGCTTGAGGACAACTACATGTATCTGGTCATCGAGGAGCACACGCGGGAGGCTGTGGCCGTGGACGTGTCCGTGCCCAAAAGG CTGCTGGAGATCGTAGGCCGGGAGGGGGTATCACTGACCACCGTGCTGACCACCCACCACCACTG GGACCACGCTCGTGGCAACGCGGAGCTGGTGAGACTGCAGCCTGGGCTGGTGGTGCTGGGCGCGGACGAGCGCATCTGTGCACTGACCCGCAGGCTGGTGCATGGCGAGGAGCTGCAG TTTGGAGCCATCCATGTGCGCTGCCTCCTAACCCCAGGCCACACCTCCGGCCACATGAGCTACTTCCTTTGGGAAGACGAGTGTCTGGACCCACCTGCTGTTTTCTCAG GGGATGCACTGTCCGTGGCCGGCTGTGGCTCACGCCTGGAAAGCACAGCTCAGCAGATGTACCAGAGCTTGGTGGAGACCCTGGGCACCCTGCCCCCTGAGACA AAGGTGTTCTGTGGTCATGAGCACACGCTGGGCAATCTCGAGTTTGCACAAAAAGTGGAGCCCTGCAACGATCACGTGAGGGCCAAGCTGTCCTGGGCCAAG AAGAGGGATGAGGATGACGTGCCCACGGTGCCGTCGACCCTGGGCGAGGAACTTCTATATAACCCCTTCCTGAGGGTGGC AGAGGAGCCTGTGCGCAAGTTCACAGGGAAGGTGGCCCCAGCCGAGGTCCTGGAAGTGCTCTGCAGGGAGCGCGCGAGCTTTGAGAGGGCAGCTGAGCCGCTGCAGCCACAGGCCCGGGCACTCCTCGCACTGCAGTGGGGGCTTCTGAGCACGCCCCAACAGAAGTGA